AGAGAACACGTGAAGATCGGAATCACCTGCTACCCGACGTACGGCGGCTCGGGGGCCATCGCGACGGAGCTGGGGATCGAGCTAGCCCAGCGCGGCCACGAGATCCACTTCATCTCGTACGCGCAGCCCTTCCGGCTCCCGCACTTCATGGAGCGCGTGTTCTTCCACGAGGTGGACGACGCGCGCTACCCGCTCTTCGAGTACTCGCCCTACCCGCTGACGCTGGCGGTGATGATGCACGAGGTGGCGATCCGCGAGGAGCTGGACCTGCTGCACGTGCACTACGCCATCCCCCACGCGACCTCGGCGTGGATCGCCAAGGAGATGCTCGGCGACGGGCACGGGCTCAGGATCATCACCACCCTGCACGGCACCGACATCACCCTGGTGGGGCAGGACCGCTCGTACTGGCCCATCACCCGCTTCTCCATCGCCAAGTCGGACGGGATCACGGCGGTCTCGGACTACCTCAAGCAGGAGACGGTGGACCACTTCCAGGTGCCGCCGGACGGCGTCGAGGTCATCCCCAACTTCGTGGACGCCGCGCTGTACGACCGCGACCGCTACCCCTGCCGCAAGCAGGCGCTGCTGCTACCGGGGGAGAGGCTGATCATGCACGTCTCCAATTTCCGCAAGGTGAAGCGGGTCGGGGACGTGGTGAAGACCTTCGCGGCCATTCATGCGGAGGTGCCCTCCCGGCTCGTCCTGGTGGGCGACGGACCGGAGCGCCCGGACGCGGTGGCAGAGGCGGAGGCGCTGGGCGTCGCGGACCGGGTGGTCTTCCTGGGGAAGCAGGACTCCGTGGCGGAGCTGATGGCGTGCGCGGACCTGCTCCTCCTCCCGTCCCAGACGGAGTCGTTCGGGCTGGTGGCGCTGGAGGCCATGGCCGCGGGGGTCCCCGTGGTGGCCACGGCGGTCGGCGGGCTCCCGGAGGTGGTGGAGGACGGCGTGACCGGCTTCCTGCGCCCCGTGGGGGCGACGGACGAGATGGCCGATGCCGCGGTCGGGCTCCTGCGCGACGGGGCGCGCTGGGAGGAGTTCTCGCGGGCGGCGGCGGCGCTGGCGCGGGAGCGCTTCGGCGCGGACGTCATCGTCCCGCGCTACGAGCGCTACTACGAGCGGGTGCTGCGCGGCGGCGCCGAAGCGCTCCCCCTGGCGCGGGCGGGCGGCGCATGACGCTCCCGGAGGAGGTGCGCGCGCTCCTGGAGCTGGCGCTGGCGGAGGACGTGGGCACCGGCGACCGGACCACCCTCTGGACCTTTCCCGCGGGGACTCGGGGCGAGGCCGCCATCGTCGCCAAGGCGCCCGGGGTGATCGCGGGGATGGACGTGTGCGTGGCCGTCTTCCACGCGGTGGACCCGGCGCTGCAGGTAGAGCCCGCGGTGGGGGACGGGGCGGCCGTGGAGCCCGGCGACGTCGTGCTGCGGGCGCGCGGGTCGGCGGCGTCGCTGCTGACCGCGGAGCGCACTGCGCTCAACTTCCTCCAGCAGCTCTCCGGAGTCGCCACGGAAACGCGGCGGTACGTGCGCGCGGTGGAAGGGACCGGCGCACGGGTCATCGACACGCGCAAGACCACGCCGGGGATGCGGCGGCTGGAAAAGGACGCGGTGCGCGCGGGGGGCGGCGCGAACCACCGCTTCGGGCTCCACGACATGGTGCTGATCAAAGACAACCACGTCGCTGCGGCCGGGGGGATCCCCGCGGCGGTGGCGGCGGTCCGGGCGCGCAACCTGGAGCGGCTCAGTGTGGAGGTGGAGACCACCACGCCGGAGGAGGTGGAGGAGGCGCTGGCCGCCGGGGTGGACCGGATCATGTTCGACAACATGCCGGTGCCGCTCCTGGCGCGGATGGTGGAGCGGGTGCACGGCGCCGGGCCGGGGCGCCCGGAGACGGAGGCCTCCGGCGGGATCACGCTGGAGACGATCAGCGCGGTGGCGGAGACGGGGGTGGACTTCATCTCGGTGGGGGCGCTGACGCACTCCGCCCCGGCTCTGGACCTGTCGCTCCGGCTCCGGCAGCTCCCGTGATCGA
The genomic region above belongs to Longimicrobiaceae bacterium and contains:
- the nadC gene encoding carboxylating nicotinate-nucleotide diphosphorylase, coding for MTLPEEVRALLELALAEDVGTGDRTTLWTFPAGTRGEAAIVAKAPGVIAGMDVCVAVFHAVDPALQVEPAVGDGAAVEPGDVVLRARGSAASLLTAERTALNFLQQLSGVATETRRYVRAVEGTGARVIDTRKTTPGMRRLEKDAVRAGGGANHRFGLHDMVLIKDNHVAAAGGIPAAVAAVRARNLERLSVEVETTTPEEVEEALAAGVDRIMFDNMPVPLLARMVERVHGAGPGRPETEASGGITLETISAVAETGVDFISVGALTHSAPALDLSLRLRQLP
- the bshA gene encoding N-acetyl-alpha-D-glucosaminyl L-malate synthase BshA yields the protein MKIGITCYPTYGGSGAIATELGIELAQRGHEIHFISYAQPFRLPHFMERVFFHEVDDARYPLFEYSPYPLTLAVMMHEVAIREELDLLHVHYAIPHATSAWIAKEMLGDGHGLRIITTLHGTDITLVGQDRSYWPITRFSIAKSDGITAVSDYLKQETVDHFQVPPDGVEVIPNFVDAALYDRDRYPCRKQALLLPGERLIMHVSNFRKVKRVGDVVKTFAAIHAEVPSRLVLVGDGPERPDAVAEAEALGVADRVVFLGKQDSVAELMACADLLLLPSQTESFGLVALEAMAAGVPVVATAVGGLPEVVEDGVTGFLRPVGATDEMADAAVGLLRDGARWEEFSRAAAALARERFGADVIVPRYERYYERVLRGGAEALPLARAGGA